From Streptomyces cyaneogriseus subsp. noncyanogenus, the proteins below share one genomic window:
- a CDS encoding HU family DNA-binding protein, giving the protein MNRSELVAALADRAEVTRKDADAVLAAFADVVGDIVAKGDEKVTIPGFLTFERTHRAARTARNPQTGEPIQIPAGYSVKVSAGSKLKEAAKGK; this is encoded by the coding sequence ATGAACCGCAGTGAGCTGGTGGCCGCGCTGGCCGACCGCGCCGAGGTGACCCGCAAGGACGCCGACGCGGTGCTGGCCGCGTTCGCCGACGTCGTCGGCGACATCGTCGCCAAGGGCGACGAGAAGGTCACCATTCCCGGCTTCCTCACCTTCGAGCGCACCCACCGTGCCGCTCGCACCGCTCGCAACCCGCAGACCGGTGAGCCGATCCAGATCCCGGCCGGCTACAGCGTGAAGGTCTCCGCGGGCTCCAAGCTCAAGGAAGCCGCCAAGGGCAAGTGA